Proteins found in one Mycobacterium branderi genomic segment:
- a CDS encoding MlaD family protein, whose translation MKRRIWPVAAVLAGVVSLSSCAAINVSALPQPGNSYRGGYDIVIEFDHVLNLPDRAKVVMDGTSVGVVTKVAVTSLDVDVVSRIDPSVVVPSNIHASLQQATVLGDIYVSLDRSHSDEPSAPPLGPGGRIPLAHTTPPPILEDTIAHLANFVSSGSIQRIQNTIIGINRVTPSEGTVHKIASQVSADLKDLSNNMDLVDQWLKGVSETAEVMHSRIPAYQRIFSADGMRAFDHLLTVMGYIGNLLPSFGSVYSNGYWLVPLFYSLGDAMGAFQHSKWAFEAEWPAWRRLFTGFFLPEDKYPAINITSIIGPDGRELSGNVQDVLRILGAAP comes from the coding sequence ATGAAGCGCCGGATATGGCCCGTCGCTGCGGTTCTCGCCGGGGTGGTCTCACTTTCGTCTTGCGCCGCCATCAACGTGAGCGCATTGCCGCAACCGGGTAATTCCTACCGCGGTGGCTACGACATCGTCATCGAGTTCGACCACGTACTCAATTTGCCCGATCGGGCGAAGGTGGTGATGGACGGTACGAGCGTCGGAGTCGTCACCAAGGTGGCGGTCACCAGCCTTGACGTCGATGTCGTCTCCCGTATCGACCCGAGTGTGGTGGTGCCGTCAAACATCCACGCGTCACTGCAACAGGCCACCGTGCTGGGCGACATCTACGTCTCGCTGGACCGGTCACACAGCGACGAACCATCGGCGCCCCCGTTGGGCCCGGGCGGCCGGATCCCGCTCGCGCACACCACGCCTCCACCGATCCTGGAAGACACCATCGCGCATCTGGCGAATTTCGTGTCCAGCGGCTCCATACAGCGCATACAGAACACGATCATCGGTATCAATCGAGTCACGCCTTCAGAAGGCACGGTGCACAAAATCGCATCCCAGGTGTCCGCCGATCTGAAAGACCTGTCCAACAACATGGATCTGGTCGATCAATGGCTCAAGGGTGTGTCCGAAACCGCTGAAGTCATGCACAGCCGGATTCCGGCATACCAGCGGATCTTCTCAGCCGATGGCATGCGGGCCTTTGACCACCTTCTCACCGTGATGGGCTACATCGGTAACCTGCTGCCATCTTTCGGCAGTGTCTACAGCAACGGATATTGGCTGGTCCCGTTATTTTATTCACTCGGCGATGCGATGGGAGCCTTCCAGCATTCCAAGTGGGCCTTCGAAGCAGAGTGGCCGGCGTGGCGACGTCTCTTCACCGGTTTCTTCCTCCCGGAAGATAAATACCCGGCGATCAATATCACTTCGATAATCGGACCTGACGGGCGGGAACTGTCGGGCAACGTTCAGGACGTACTACGGATCTTGGGTGCGGCACCATGA
- a CDS encoding MlaD family protein, which translates to MHADTGKSLLMARLSTWRVCRAGALAFTAALVAASTVSCGRLNEAQHTEYCAIMPDSIGLYADNPVTQMGYQIGKVTGITAGATDVRVDFALTEQRRLPRDVKAVIRSPSILADRALELVGNPNSGPQLTPGECIPLSQSATPKSLSEVIGSATNFINSVNPNGSNNVGDVARGLDQALHNNGAGINQLLTRSSAVLDSPDQAISDIGSVITNLSQLTSLLVEIRGPLKEILLNAQQNTSDVAAAVEGGSRVLGGMIPLIDAAGDIEGNLGEEVQFTLDSTSMAMRKLSAHAPRLANLLNPVPWWINTLANHYNNREFHITYRPPLYRIRTPNGLALCGIMNASMPGSCADVAGQPYAVDVALLQYVLTEANR; encoded by the coding sequence ATGCATGCCGATACCGGGAAATCCCTGCTAATGGCCCGGCTGAGTACATGGCGGGTGTGCCGGGCCGGCGCACTGGCATTCACCGCGGCGCTCGTGGCCGCCAGTACCGTCTCTTGCGGGCGCCTCAATGAGGCGCAACACACCGAATACTGCGCGATCATGCCCGACAGTATCGGCCTCTACGCAGACAATCCGGTCACGCAGATGGGCTATCAGATCGGCAAGGTGACCGGCATCACCGCCGGTGCAACCGATGTGCGAGTCGATTTCGCGCTCACCGAGCAACGCCGCTTGCCGCGCGATGTCAAGGCGGTCATCCGCTCGCCGTCGATTCTGGCCGACCGGGCACTCGAACTCGTCGGCAACCCGAACTCGGGACCCCAGCTCACACCGGGCGAATGTATCCCGTTGAGCCAGTCGGCCACTCCGAAAAGCTTGTCGGAGGTGATCGGTTCGGCGACCAACTTCATCAACTCGGTCAATCCCAACGGGTCGAACAATGTCGGCGATGTCGCACGCGGGCTCGACCAGGCGCTGCACAACAATGGCGCCGGCATCAATCAGTTGCTGACAAGGTCATCGGCGGTACTTGACAGCCCTGACCAAGCGATCAGTGACATCGGGTCCGTCATCACCAACCTTTCCCAATTGACGTCACTGCTCGTCGAGATCAGGGGCCCGCTGAAGGAGATTTTGCTTAACGCGCAACAGAATACGTCCGACGTTGCCGCGGCAGTGGAAGGCGGCAGCCGGGTGCTGGGCGGGATGATCCCGTTAATCGACGCCGCCGGTGACATCGAAGGCAATCTGGGTGAGGAAGTTCAGTTCACGCTCGACAGCACCTCGATGGCGATGCGCAAGCTCAGTGCACATGCGCCGCGGCTGGCAAATCTGTTGAACCCGGTGCCCTGGTGGATCAACACGTTGGCCAACCATTACAACAACCGCGAGTTCCATATCACCTATCGACCGCCGTTGTACCGCATCCGCACCCCGAACGGACTTGCCCTGTGCGGCATCATGAACGCTTCGATGCCTGGCAGCTGTGCCGACGTGGCCGGGCAACCGTACGCGGTTGATGTCGCGCTGCTGCAGTACGTTCTGACCGAGGCGAACCGATGA
- a CDS encoding MlaD family protein → MKLLRNSTMWGAGALVLATVVSLVTAMLYFNPPGQKIVTFYTDDAATVRPGDQVRIAGISVGKVKDLALESDRVRVRAHVDDTAFVGDQSQIQVRMLTVVGGYYVNLVSLGDRPLGSKPIPIERVMMPYNLMRTLADSKRIIETVNPKPINESLNEVQKGLTGTNVESLAAVIDAGNSLMATIEKQRGQVTAILNLSDEYIHSLRDFGDELKDMVRKISIIEQTLTLYSEGFASALQGMGDVIDDLAPVGRFYKDHRGEFLAKVRDWLAKARMWSDRNGVIIRALRLGRRKIERVLNAQQAPPELLATDLCMPIPGNPC, encoded by the coding sequence ATGAAATTGCTGCGCAACTCGACTATGTGGGGCGCCGGGGCGCTGGTGCTGGCTACGGTCGTGTCTTTGGTGACAGCCATGCTGTATTTCAATCCGCCGGGGCAGAAAATCGTCACCTTCTACACCGACGATGCGGCGACGGTCCGCCCCGGTGACCAGGTGAGAATAGCCGGAATCAGCGTCGGCAAAGTCAAGGACCTCGCATTGGAATCCGACCGGGTCCGGGTACGCGCACATGTCGACGACACTGCATTTGTCGGAGACCAATCACAGATACAGGTCCGCATGCTCACCGTGGTCGGTGGCTATTACGTCAACCTCGTGTCACTGGGTGACAGGCCGCTGGGCTCTAAACCTATTCCGATCGAGCGGGTGATGATGCCCTACAATTTGATGCGGACACTTGCCGATTCGAAGAGAATCATCGAGACGGTTAACCCCAAGCCCATCAATGAATCACTCAACGAGGTGCAAAAGGGGCTAACCGGCACCAACGTGGAGTCATTGGCCGCGGTAATCGATGCGGGCAACAGCCTCATGGCCACGATCGAAAAGCAGCGGGGCCAAGTGACCGCCATCCTGAATCTCTCGGACGAATATATCCATTCCCTGCGTGATTTCGGCGACGAGCTCAAGGACATGGTCCGCAAGATCTCGATTATCGAACAGACTCTCACCCTATACAGCGAGGGATTCGCAAGCGCCCTTCAGGGTATGGGGGACGTGATAGATGATCTCGCACCGGTCGGCCGCTTCTACAAAGATCATCGCGGCGAGTTTCTCGCCAAAGTACGCGACTGGCTGGCCAAAGCACGAATGTGGTCCGATCGCAACGGAGTGATAATACGGGCCCTGCGCCTGGGGCGGAGAAAAATTGAACGGGTCCTCAACGCGCAGCAAGCGCCACCGGAATTGTTAGCCACTGATCTATGCATGCCGATACCGGGAAATCCCTGCTAA
- a CDS encoding MlaD family protein, translating to MKPKAALWRLAISALIGIVLFILVANAITQPTATDVRTYTAEFTDVSGLHLDADVRVRGVRVGKVQSVELKRRRGQSIAAVRFTLDKRYGVVSGTRLAVKYQALTGLRYVDVENPTESYSTADLVTHVTTAMTQPSFDITALFNGLQPVLATLNPDELNTFTANAASYLSGDGSGLASMLESIRKLTRFVSDRERVIATLMHNLSEISDVMGGHSKDLIQLVDWVNRPVNGALDALDEFRKSQVYGGEFSDAVLRILTNMGFPRHANSGAQFVYGTPDQNATNIDEGLDRAFTVLDDFTDAFKLVPVMWENIPPPPAPGAPLPCSKGRAQLPEQMDVLLNGRRVILCNR from the coding sequence ATGAAACCCAAAGCAGCGCTGTGGCGACTTGCGATAAGTGCCCTCATCGGAATTGTCTTGTTTATTCTGGTGGCGAATGCGATTACGCAGCCCACCGCAACGGACGTGCGTACTTACACCGCGGAATTCACAGACGTATCCGGGCTGCATCTGGATGCCGATGTGCGTGTTCGCGGAGTACGCGTAGGCAAGGTTCAATCGGTCGAGCTCAAGCGGCGGCGCGGGCAAAGCATTGCCGCGGTCAGATTCACGCTCGACAAGCGCTACGGCGTGGTGTCGGGAACCCGGCTGGCGGTTAAATATCAGGCTCTTACCGGCCTGCGGTATGTCGATGTCGAGAATCCGACGGAAAGTTATTCGACGGCCGACCTGGTGACTCATGTGACCACTGCAATGACCCAACCGTCTTTCGACATCACCGCGTTGTTCAATGGCCTGCAACCGGTGCTGGCCACACTGAACCCCGACGAACTGAACACCTTTACCGCCAATGCGGCGTCCTATCTGTCCGGTGACGGAAGCGGCCTGGCTTCGATGCTCGAAAGCATCCGTAAGCTCACCAGATTCGTGTCGGACCGCGAACGAGTCATCGCCACCTTGATGCACAATCTGTCGGAGATCAGCGATGTCATGGGCGGACATTCGAAGGACCTGATCCAGCTGGTGGACTGGGTTAACCGGCCGGTGAACGGCGCGCTGGACGCGCTGGATGAGTTTCGCAAATCGCAGGTCTACGGCGGCGAATTTTCCGACGCGGTGCTGCGGATCTTGACCAATATGGGCTTCCCCCGGCACGCAAACAGCGGTGCCCAGTTCGTCTACGGTACCCCCGACCAGAATGCCACCAACATCGACGAGGGCCTGGACCGTGCGTTCACCGTCCTCGACGACTTCACCGACGCGTTCAAGCTGGTTCCGGTCATGTGGGAGAACATCCCACCACCGCCGGCGCCCGGCGCGCCCCTGCCGTGCTCCAAGGGGCGCGCCCAGCTACCCGAGCAAATGGACGTCCTTCTGAATGGGCGACGGGTGATCTTATGCAACCGATGA
- a CDS encoding MlaD family protein, protein MLFQVSEASERRTLTTVGAAMALCAVAVWGLLSVANPFSGRAGDRLSVAIHTPYVGQGVAKGTAVVLHGVKVGEVTAISSLPQGGVRVDTDLQKGPTAGLTDALGIDFQPINYFGVSGINLIAGQGGHPLLDGTQINIEPKGNFTLQALLSRLGSLSTGALTTRLIEVVDKATRYTDALDPLTETLLIAANAVADTQTVRTAQLLTNATGLSVAFPSFVNALTDVGAASVNGTNYANYGTWNVDDDTFKRVFVPYMDEASVGLFGAFGRLERTHVGDLLPLIGSVKLLTDVVPPLIRPEGIAETLVELRSRLEKMYVGTPEQRALQVRIILDSLPGVAAPLAAVGGGR, encoded by the coding sequence GTGCTGTTCCAGGTATCGGAGGCATCCGAAAGGCGAACGTTGACCACCGTCGGCGCGGCGATGGCGTTGTGTGCGGTAGCCGTGTGGGGCCTGCTCAGCGTTGCCAATCCTTTCAGCGGCCGGGCCGGCGACCGGCTCTCGGTGGCGATCCACACACCGTATGTCGGCCAGGGAGTCGCGAAGGGCACGGCCGTAGTCCTGCACGGAGTGAAAGTCGGCGAAGTCACGGCCATCTCCAGCCTGCCGCAAGGTGGTGTCCGGGTCGACACCGATCTGCAGAAAGGCCCCACGGCCGGCTTGACCGATGCGCTGGGTATCGATTTTCAGCCGATCAACTATTTCGGTGTGAGCGGTATCAATCTGATCGCGGGTCAGGGCGGCCATCCATTACTGGACGGCACCCAGATAAATATTGAGCCCAAGGGCAACTTCACGCTTCAGGCATTGCTGTCGCGGCTCGGCAGCCTGTCGACCGGGGCGTTGACGACACGGCTGATCGAGGTGGTCGACAAAGCCACGCGATACACCGATGCGCTCGATCCGTTGACTGAGACGTTGTTGATTGCGGCTAATGCGGTCGCCGACACGCAAACGGTGCGCACCGCACAATTGCTGACCAATGCGACCGGGTTGAGCGTGGCGTTTCCGTCTTTTGTCAACGCGCTGACAGATGTCGGCGCAGCGTCGGTGAACGGGACTAACTATGCAAATTACGGCACCTGGAACGTTGATGACGACACCTTCAAACGGGTGTTCGTGCCGTACATGGACGAGGCCTCGGTAGGTCTGTTCGGCGCTTTCGGCAGGCTTGAACGCACGCACGTCGGCGACCTGCTGCCCCTGATCGGTTCAGTCAAGTTGCTCACCGATGTGGTGCCGCCACTGATCCGGCCGGAGGGCATCGCGGAAACACTCGTCGAACTACGGTCCCGGCTCGAGAAAATGTACGTCGGAACGCCCGAACAGCGGGCGCTTCAAGTGCGGATCATTCTTGACAGCCTTCCCGGCGTCGCGGCACCACTCGCTGCTGTGGGGGGCGGCCGATGA
- a CDS encoding MlaE family ABC transporter permease, producing the protein MAPVQPVGELFRTMGQWAVFIAQTFWLLPLTLIKYRRQTLQQMNSLAWGRGSIVVDGGVVSVLLLLGIAVGASLAVESFAVLNIIGFGSLSGIVAGIGSVREIGPLVGGIAFAAQAGCRMTAEIGAMRISEEIDAVEAMALRPIPFVVGTRLVGAMLCVVPGYLLTLITNFFVMDTVIRVFHHQPGGTYNHYFVEFLTPRDLTYSVIKVAVYCTAVTLIHCYYGYFASGGPVGVGRASGRAVRASLVTIMVLDFTLTVTLWGLQPVFVFKG; encoded by the coding sequence ATGGCGCCGGTGCAGCCGGTCGGCGAACTATTCCGCACGATGGGTCAGTGGGCGGTCTTCATCGCTCAGACGTTCTGGCTGCTGCCCCTGACGCTGATCAAATATCGGCGCCAAACATTGCAGCAAATGAACAGCCTCGCATGGGGCAGAGGTTCGATCGTCGTGGACGGCGGGGTGGTAAGCGTGTTGCTGCTGCTCGGTATTGCCGTGGGCGCCTCGCTGGCCGTCGAGTCATTTGCCGTCTTGAACATCATCGGGTTCGGCTCGCTGTCGGGGATTGTCGCCGGCATCGGAAGTGTCCGCGAGATCGGGCCGCTGGTGGGCGGCATAGCATTTGCCGCCCAAGCCGGGTGCCGGATGACGGCCGAGATCGGTGCCATGCGCATCTCCGAAGAGATCGACGCGGTGGAAGCCATGGCGTTGCGGCCGATACCGTTCGTGGTCGGTACTCGTCTGGTGGGCGCGATGTTGTGTGTGGTCCCGGGCTATCTGTTGACGCTCATAACGAACTTCTTCGTGATGGACACCGTGATCCGGGTATTTCATCACCAGCCCGGCGGCACCTATAACCACTACTTTGTCGAGTTCCTGACTCCACGAGACCTTACATACTCGGTCATTAAAGTGGCCGTCTACTGTACCGCGGTCACCCTAATCCATTGCTACTACGGATATTTCGCCTCCGGTGGTCCAGTTGGTGTGGGTCGGGCATCGGGCCGCGCCGTGCGGGCAAGCCTGGTCACAATCATGGTCCTGGACTTCACCCTGACGGTGACGCTGTGGGGCCTGCAACCGGTATTCGTGTTCAAGGGCTAG
- a CDS encoding MlaE family ABC transporter permease translates to MTIQIDNLRQQQVSSSRSSELVTPRPDTYRRRAFRAARQVGAIPGRSAATTGRGMQLFAAVLRWIVADAASLRIPLGETIVQAWTLLKVTATPGLLMAIPFGAMATVVTSGLVNQLGASSLLGAAAGVGVVRQGAPITAGLLMGGAAASAIASDFGARAIREELDAMRVLGVDPVRRLVVPCFLALLLIAPILCILIVVAGTAAAFAMAVGASDVAPGSFWMSFGTFAKVVDVWFAIGKTIVFGAIVAIVSSLRGMEAKGGPRGVADAVNSAVVLNVVCIVFANLAITQLQTMFVPMEVA, encoded by the coding sequence ATGACCATCCAGATCGACAACCTGCGACAGCAGCAAGTGTCGAGTTCGCGCTCCAGCGAATTGGTTACACCGCGTCCCGACACATACCGACGGCGTGCGTTTCGGGCAGCGCGGCAAGTAGGCGCCATACCGGGCCGCAGCGCAGCCACCACCGGCCGCGGTATGCAGCTGTTTGCGGCGGTGTTGCGCTGGATCGTCGCGGATGCTGCTTCTTTGAGGATCCCGCTCGGCGAGACCATCGTTCAGGCGTGGACGTTGCTCAAGGTGACCGCAACACCCGGGTTGCTGATGGCCATCCCGTTCGGCGCAATGGCCACCGTGGTGACGTCTGGGCTGGTCAACCAACTGGGGGCCAGCTCGTTGCTCGGTGCCGCGGCCGGGGTGGGCGTTGTGCGGCAGGGCGCGCCGATCACGGCGGGACTGCTGATGGGCGGCGCGGCGGCGTCGGCCATCGCCTCGGACTTCGGGGCACGCGCCATCCGTGAAGAACTCGACGCGATGCGGGTGTTGGGTGTGGACCCGGTGCGCCGGCTGGTAGTGCCGTGCTTTTTGGCGCTGCTATTGATAGCGCCGATCCTGTGCATCCTCATCGTGGTGGCGGGGACCGCGGCCGCATTCGCCATGGCAGTGGGTGCCTCCGACGTGGCGCCCGGAAGTTTCTGGATGTCGTTTGGCACCTTCGCCAAAGTCGTGGACGTCTGGTTCGCGATCGGCAAGACCATTGTCTTCGGTGCGATTGTGGCAATAGTTTCATCGCTTCGGGGCATGGAGGCCAAGGGCGGTCCGCGCGGCGTCGCCGACGCGGTGAATTCAGCGGTCGTACTCAATGTGGTTTGCATCGTTTTCGCGAATCTGGCGATAACGCAGCTGCAGACGATGTTCGTCCCGATGGAGGTCGCATAG
- a CDS encoding aldehyde dehydrogenase family protein, whose protein sequence is MTLQMVLDEIHKRPGSGEAIAVVDPVTEEPITEFADGGEQAVDEAVARARASFESGVWQAMPGSERAKVLWRIAELIEQHADSLVEIDSLNTGMTLPHARQLVSASAEFFRYYAGWCTKVNGIAHDIQMTGGVTGSYSNLHAYTLKEPYGVVGLIFPWNGPVFNACAKLAPALAAGCSSVVKPAEETPLSAVLLDKLIAEAGVPDGVVNLVTGYGHTAGAALVAHPGVEKVAFTGSTEVGKQIVAASAGNLKKVMLELGGKSPVLIYDDADLSSAIPMAAMGVFMHSGQVCVCGSRLFVQRGVYDQVVEGIAAVADSLRLGGPKEDDVQIGPLVSQKQLTRVMGFIDEGKRDGVEVVTGGYRLDRRGYFVHPTVLTDVEPGMRLYQEEIFGPVVTVLPFDDEDEALALANDTTYGLAATAWTNNLGRAHRLAKRLQAGTVTLNCQTVFDPAMPLGGYKQSGWGYEWGREGIEAYMQTKSVWAQL, encoded by the coding sequence GTGACGCTGCAGATGGTGTTGGACGAGATACATAAGCGCCCGGGCTCGGGCGAAGCGATTGCGGTCGTTGATCCGGTGACCGAAGAGCCGATCACCGAGTTCGCCGATGGTGGGGAACAAGCCGTCGACGAAGCCGTTGCCCGGGCCCGGGCTTCGTTCGAGTCGGGTGTGTGGCAGGCGATGCCCGGCAGTGAACGCGCCAAGGTCTTGTGGCGGATCGCCGAACTGATCGAGCAACATGCCGACAGCCTGGTCGAGATCGATTCGCTCAATACCGGTATGACGCTTCCCCACGCGCGTCAGCTCGTCTCCGCCAGCGCGGAGTTTTTCCGCTATTACGCCGGTTGGTGCACCAAGGTCAACGGTATTGCCCATGACATCCAGATGACCGGGGGAGTGACGGGTAGCTATTCGAATCTGCACGCCTACACCCTCAAGGAGCCCTATGGCGTAGTGGGGCTGATTTTCCCCTGGAACGGCCCGGTTTTCAACGCGTGCGCCAAGCTGGCGCCGGCTTTGGCGGCGGGTTGTAGCAGTGTGGTCAAGCCTGCTGAGGAGACACCGCTGTCGGCGGTGTTGTTGGACAAGCTCATTGCCGAGGCGGGGGTGCCGGACGGTGTCGTCAACCTGGTCACCGGCTATGGGCACACCGCGGGTGCGGCCCTCGTCGCGCACCCCGGGGTAGAAAAGGTCGCCTTCACCGGATCCACCGAGGTGGGTAAGCAGATCGTGGCTGCCTCGGCGGGCAACCTGAAGAAAGTCATGCTGGAACTCGGCGGAAAGTCGCCGGTGCTGATCTATGACGACGCCGACCTGAGCAGCGCCATCCCGATGGCTGCGATGGGTGTCTTCATGCATTCCGGGCAGGTGTGTGTGTGCGGATCGCGGCTGTTTGTGCAGCGCGGTGTCTACGACCAGGTCGTGGAGGGTATTGCGGCGGTGGCGGATTCGTTGCGGCTGGGCGGACCCAAAGAAGATGATGTGCAGATCGGCCCGCTGGTAAGCCAAAAGCAGCTCACGCGAGTGATGGGTTTTATCGACGAGGGCAAGCGTGATGGTGTGGAGGTGGTCACCGGCGGCTATCGGCTTGACCGGCGCGGCTATTTTGTGCACCCGACAGTGCTCACCGATGTCGAGCCCGGGATGCGGCTGTATCAGGAGGAGATTTTCGGGCCGGTGGTCACAGTGCTGCCGTTCGACGACGAGGACGAGGCGCTGGCGCTGGCCAATGACACTACCTACGGGCTGGCCGCCACCGCCTGGACCAACAACCTCGGTCGGGCCCATCGCCTCGCCAAGCGGCTGCAGGCCGGAACCGTCACCCTCAACTGCCAGACGGTCTTTGATCCGGCAATGCCGTTGGGTGGCTATAAGCAGTCGGGCTGGGGCTATGAATGGGGCCGCGAAGGCATCGAAGCCTACATGCAGACCAAGTCGGTCTGGGCGCAGCTCTAG
- a CDS encoding amidohydrolase family protein translates to MDVVDAQVHLGRGMITATLEAMDALGITSVLIDEFWGGQLGQAHPTHIEPGYALGNGAWRAAWPTAEEASIVRPDRFSYLVRIDHRDPHLESVMRFVGSSPNARAFRLQPVWTLEDADAFAAGAYEHLLEIAREVALPLFVFIPGFVELLEPYARRYPELTFVIDHCGMGFPGIPPDRPQAEARAALDAGYFDQVLRLAELPNVALKWCHAQDRFGSAIYPYDDLRPILRRAIEAFGAQRLLWASDKSVIAGHTWSDLLHCVRDDPELSQEEREWILGGSARRILKWPPAPE, encoded by the coding sequence ATGGACGTCGTCGATGCGCAAGTTCACCTCGGGCGCGGAATGATCACCGCGACGCTCGAGGCAATGGATGCGCTGGGCATTACCTCCGTTCTCATCGATGAGTTCTGGGGAGGCCAGCTGGGTCAGGCGCACCCGACCCATATCGAACCGGGTTATGCGCTCGGCAACGGCGCCTGGCGTGCGGCTTGGCCGACCGCCGAGGAAGCCAGCATCGTGCGTCCTGATCGGTTCTCCTATCTGGTACGCATCGATCACCGTGACCCCCACTTGGAGAGCGTCATGCGGTTCGTGGGCAGCTCGCCCAATGCCCGCGCTTTTCGGTTGCAGCCGGTATGGACGCTTGAGGACGCTGACGCATTCGCCGCCGGCGCATACGAGCATTTGTTGGAGATCGCCCGCGAGGTGGCCTTGCCACTTTTCGTGTTCATCCCGGGCTTTGTCGAACTGCTCGAACCATATGCACGTAGGTACCCAGAACTGACATTCGTTATTGACCACTGCGGAATGGGATTTCCGGGCATTCCCCCCGACCGCCCGCAGGCCGAAGCGCGCGCCGCGCTGGATGCCGGCTATTTCGACCAAGTGCTGCGTTTGGCGGAACTGCCCAACGTCGCCTTGAAATGGTGCCATGCCCAGGATCGCTTCGGGTCGGCAATATATCCGTACGACGACCTCCGACCCATTTTGCGACGTGCGATCGAGGCGTTCGGCGCGCAACGGTTGCTTTGGGCAAGCGACAAGTCCGTCATTGCCGGCCATACCTGGAGCGATCTCCTGCACTGCGTTCGCGACGATCCGGAATTGTCGCAGGAGGAGCGCGAGTGGATCCTGGGCGGTTCGGCGCGACGGATCCTGAAGTGGCCACCGGCGCCCGAGTGA
- a CDS encoding TetR/AcrR family transcriptional regulator, whose amino-acid sequence MTNKATKTVVTKKAGKSTDRRRRRPSLSNEAFLDKALDLFLAQGFERTSIDAITAAAGIAKRTVYSRYGDKKSLFKAALQRAIEEWIVPVERLRQAERPTLEESLLAIAQILVDNILSPKGLRLLRLTNAESGHMPEIGALTVRQGTEPTIAYLADLFRRHLAREGAGFPEAEDAAQAFLDLVVGGPANAAAWGVVSDKSALDQRARYSVRLLLHGLLASSPTSMAAVSVTALADENLRLKKLLAESLVQLDQAQERLKAADGVDSGVNGDRS is encoded by the coding sequence GTGACGAACAAGGCGACAAAGACGGTCGTCACCAAGAAGGCCGGAAAGTCGACGGACCGACGTCGCCGGCGGCCTTCACTCAGCAACGAGGCATTCCTGGATAAAGCCCTCGACTTGTTTCTCGCGCAAGGCTTCGAGCGCACCAGCATCGACGCGATCACTGCCGCGGCGGGCATTGCGAAGCGGACTGTCTACTCGCGTTACGGCGACAAGAAAAGCCTTTTCAAGGCCGCCCTGCAGCGAGCGATCGAAGAATGGATCGTGCCGGTCGAACGGCTCCGGCAGGCCGAACGCCCGACTCTGGAAGAGAGCCTGCTGGCCATCGCTCAGATTCTTGTCGATAACATCCTGAGCCCCAAGGGGCTCAGGCTGTTGCGACTGACCAATGCCGAATCGGGCCACATGCCAGAGATCGGCGCCCTTACCGTGCGGCAGGGCACGGAGCCGACCATCGCTTATCTTGCGGATTTGTTCCGTCGCCACCTCGCCCGAGAGGGCGCGGGATTTCCGGAGGCTGAGGACGCTGCGCAGGCCTTCCTTGATCTGGTTGTCGGCGGCCCGGCCAACGCGGCGGCGTGGGGTGTGGTCAGCGACAAGTCAGCCCTTGACCAACGCGCCCGCTACAGCGTGCGGCTACTGCTGCACGGGCTGCTGGCATCGTCGCCGACCAGCATGGCCGCCGTCAGTGTCACCGCCCTGGCCGATGAGAACCTGCGGCTCAAGAAGCTACTGGCAGAAAGTCTGGTCCAACTCGACCAGGCACAAGAACGTCTCAAAGCGGCCGACGGCGTCGACAGCGGTGTGAATGGGGACCGCAGCTAA